A window of Candidatus Nitrospira allomarina genomic DNA:
GCAGGACAAGAGGATTTCATCCCAAAAGTTGGGATAACCAAAGAAAAAGCCAATTGCATTGAAGGAGCGATCTCTCCTTACGAACATAACGACCTAGCCAATAACTTTTGTTATCACTATGCCATTTCTGTGGTCACCGAAGAGGGTGAAAGTCTATTATCCGAAGAGGTAATGTCCATTCCTTCGCCCTACCTCCCCGTAATGCAAATCGGGTGTGAAGGCGTCGACGATGGAGAATTCAAATCACCAACCGGCATTGCTATAGATAAAGACGGAAATATCTATGTCGGCGATACAGACAATCATTCGATTCAGAAGTTTGACCGAACGGGAAAATTTCTTGCCCGTTGGGGTGACGAACCTGATTCAACCGAAGGAAAATTTTACTATCCACGGGGCATTGCCACATCCCCCGAAGGAGATGTGTATGTGGCGGACAGTGGGAACAATCGCATCCAAAAGTTTGATTCTGAAGGAAATATTATTAATGCATGGGGAAAATTCGGTTTTGCCTGGAGAGGGGCCGAAGCGGGGAAATTTGATGTCCCCTGGGGTGTTACCACCGATTCCCAAGGTAATCTGTTTGTCTCGGATACCAGCAATGCCAGAATTCAAAAATTCCTTTCCGACGGCTCCCCTGTGCTTAAGTGGGGGCGTGACGGGGGATATGACGGCGCCTTCTTTTATCCCCGCGGCCTCGCGGTTGACTTTGTCGGGAATATTTATATTGCCGATGAAGGGAACCATCGCATTCAAAAATTTGATGCACGTGGTAACTTTCTCCTGAAGTGGGGAAAGGAAGGAAATGCCCCTGGCCAATTTAAAGCGCCATGGGGGGTCGCCTGCGACCCTTTAGGATATGTGTATGTCGTCGACAGCGGAAATCACCGTGTCCAAAAATTTGATTCTAGCGGGACCTATCTCACTTCATGGGGAAATCGGGGATTAACTGAGGGACAACTGAATTTCCCGTCAGGGATTGCGGTGGACAAAGAGGGATTTGTGTACGTCATAGACAGTGGCAACCACCGTTTAACCAAGTTTGCCCCAACTGAGGATGAACTCAATCGAGGCAAACAAGAAAAACGGGTTGCCAGCGATCTGACCGCCCCCATCAATCTTGCCGTCAAACCCGGAGATACAGAAAACATCCTAAGTTGGCTCGAAGTTCCCAATGCTGTCAGTTACAACCTCTATTTTAGTACTGAACCAAACCTCACAACAGATACCTCCACAAAGATTGAAGGTGTGACCACCCCATATATTCATAGTGGCCTCACAAATAACACGGCATATTTTTATGCCATGACGTCGGTGACCGAAGATGGAGCTGAAAGCCGGCTATCTGAAGAGCAGACCGCTATTCCGGTTTTGATCGACATTTCGGCACCTCAAAATCCTGACATCGTTATTAATCATGGGGCTTACATGACCAATAGTCCAGATATGGTCGCCACCATCTCAGCTAAAGACGTGGATAGCGGAGTGGCTGCCTATTTCATCTCTGAAAACCCCATGACTCCGAGCGGGACCATGCCTGGGTGGGTGGAAGTGGAACCGGAACAAAAATTTGGAGCCACTATTCCTTTTACCACCTCGCCAACCGATGGCACAAAAACCGTCTACGTTTGGTTTAAAGATGCCAATAACAACGTTTCTGTTCCCGCCAGCACCAACATCCTTCTCAACACGTCTGGGTATATTTGTGCCGCCAAGTGGGGAAAACCAGGCCGTGGAGCTTCACTTCTCCATGGCGGAGAATTTATTAGCCCCCTATACGGCCTAACGATTGATCGCCAAGGGTCATTGTTTGTGGTTGATAACGGTAATAATCGCATCCAGAAATTCGACAGAAATGGTAATTTCATCCTGTTATGGGGAAATTTCGGATCCGCTAATGGAGGGTTCAATAATCCCACAGGCATCGCATGCGATGGGAATGGGAATGTGTATGTGGCTGACACCAATAACCATCGGATTCAAAAGTTTGATGGGAAATTAGGCCATTATATGATGAAACTGGGATCCCGCGGGAATGGCGAAGGACAGTTTAATGCTCCATGGGGAGTGGCGGTCGACCGGGTACGCGGGTACTTGTA
This region includes:
- a CDS encoding 6-bladed beta-propeller: MTKIFDVLFYGNPLYRKMLTVESGAEDWGAGQTEDANIPQAPANLRAIPDHTQITLTWDPVPEALYYNVYFMTTKGVQIKPNELTRPVAGQEDFIPKVGITKEKANCIEGAISPYEHNDLANNFCYHYAISVVTEEGESLLSEEVMSIPSPYLPVMQIGCEGVDDGEFKSPTGIAIDKDGNIYVGDTDNHSIQKFDRTGKFLARWGDEPDSTEGKFYYPRGIATSPEGDVYVADSGNNRIQKFDSEGNIINAWGKFGFAWRGAEAGKFDVPWGVTTDSQGNLFVSDTSNARIQKFLSDGSPVLKWGRDGGYDGAFFYPRGLAVDFVGNIYIADEGNHRIQKFDARGNFLLKWGKEGNAPGQFKAPWGVACDPLGYVYVVDSGNHRVQKFDSSGTYLTSWGNRGLTEGQLNFPSGIAVDKEGFVYVIDSGNHRLTKFAPTEDELNRGKQEKRVASDLTAPINLAVKPGDTENILSWLEVPNAVSYNLYFSTEPNLTTDTSTKIEGVTTPYIHSGLTNNTAYFYAMTSVTEDGAESRLSEEQTAIPVLIDISAPQNPDIVINHGAYMTNSPDMVATISAKDVDSGVAAYFISENPMTPSGTMPGWVEVEPEQKFGATIPFTTSPTDGTKTVYVWFKDANNNVSVPASTNILLNTSGYICAAKWGKPGRGASLLHGGEFISPLYGLTIDRQGSLFVVDNGNNRIQKFDRNGNFILLWGNFGSANGGFNNPTGIACDGNGNVYVADTNNHRIQKFDGKLGHYMMKLGSRGNGEGQFNAPWGVAVDRVRGYLYVVDSANFRVQKFDETGEFIMQWGSFGNGDGQFYFARGIAVDQTDGTVYVVDMGNHRIQKFDTSSNVLPQLLTKWGGGIGPGHASSAQAQEPGQFRSPWGVAVDESGDVFVSDTGNQRIQKFDRDGNFITQWGGFGSQDGQFNFPYGIGADSRGHVYSVDSGNMRVQEFIPAEEAEDHFQEEETMAFIPEAAE